In Solanum lycopersicum chromosome 5, SLM_r2.1, the following are encoded in one genomic region:
- the LOC101250407 gene encoding 1-(5-phosphoribosyl)-5-[(5-phosphoribosylamino)methylideneamino] imidazole-4-carboxamide isomerase, chloroplastic isoform X2 codes for MASSSVGPQRLSVQCGVGFRPCIDIHKGKVKQIVGSTLRDSKEADTSLVTNFESDKSAAEYAKLYRDDGLDGGHVIMLGADPLSIAAATEALHAYPGGLQVGGGIKTENALSYIEEGASHVIVTSYVFNNGQMDLERLKELSSLVGRKRLVLDLSCRKKEGEYVIVTDRWQKFSDVHLNEKVLNFLAEYADEFLVHGVDVEGKKLGIDEELVALLGKYSPIPVTYAGGVTGMADLEKIKVAGMGRVDVTVGSALDIFGGNLAYKDVVAWHALQDSLAV; via the exons ATGGCATCGTCTTCAGTAG GACCTCAAAGGCTATCCGTACAATGTGGAGTTGGGTTCCGCCCTTGCATTGACATACACAAG GGAAAAGTGAAGCAAATTGTTGGATCAACTCTTCGAGATTCTAAGGAGGCAGATACAAGCCTGGTAACTAACTTTGAATCTGATAAATCGGCTGCAGAATATGCAAAGCTTTACAGAGATGACGGCCTTGATGGTGGCCATGTGATTATGCTTGGTGCTGACCCCTTGAGCATAGCTGCTGCTACTGAAGCATTACATGCTTACCCTG GTGGGTTGCAAGTTGGAGGGGGAATCAAAACTGAAAATGCTTTGAGTTACATTGAAGAAGGAGCCAGCCATGTCATTGTCACATCG TATGTCTTTAACAATGGACAAATGGACCTTGAGAGACTGAAAGAACTTTCTTCCCTCGTTGGAAGAAAGAGGCTTGTTTTGGATCTTAGTTGCCGTAAAAAG GAGGGTGAGTATGTCATTGTCACAGACAGGTGGCAGAAGTTCAGTGATGTACATCTCAATGAGAAAGTCCTGAATTTTCTTGCGGAGTACGCTGATGAGTTTCTGGTTCATGGTGTTGATGTTGAAGGCAAAAA GCTGGGAATAGATGAGGAGCTTGTAGCATTGCTTGGAAAGTATTCCCCC ATTCCTGTAACATATGCTGGTGGTGTCACTGGGATGGCTGATCTTGAGAAGATCAAAGTCGCGGGGATGGGGCGTGTGGATGTGACAGTGGGCAGCGCGTTGGATATTTTCGGAGGTAACTTGGCATACAAAGATGTTGTGGCTTGGCATGCTCTACAAGATTCTCTTGCAGTTTAA
- the LOC101250407 gene encoding 1-(5-phosphoribosyl)-5-[(5-phosphoribosylamino)methylideneamino] imidazole-4-carboxamide isomerase, chloroplastic isoform X1, with protein MQTSASSLHNLFLGKNLSYAPPYTLSRALDFIPAMASSSVGPQRLSVQCGVGFRPCIDIHKGKVKQIVGSTLRDSKEADTSLVTNFESDKSAAEYAKLYRDDGLDGGHVIMLGADPLSIAAATEALHAYPGGLQVGGGIKTENALSYIEEGASHVIVTSYVFNNGQMDLERLKELSSLVGRKRLVLDLSCRKKEGEYVIVTDRWQKFSDVHLNEKVLNFLAEYADEFLVHGVDVEGKKLGIDEELVALLGKYSPIPVTYAGGVTGMADLEKIKVAGMGRVDVTVGSALDIFGGNLAYKDVVAWHALQDSLAV; from the exons ATGCAAACTTCAGCCTCATCACTACATAACTTATTCTTGGGGAAGAATCTCAGCTATGCACCACCATATACACTTAGCAGAGCGCTGGATTTCATACCTGCTATGGCATCGTCTTCAGTAG GACCTCAAAGGCTATCCGTACAATGTGGAGTTGGGTTCCGCCCTTGCATTGACATACACAAG GGAAAAGTGAAGCAAATTGTTGGATCAACTCTTCGAGATTCTAAGGAGGCAGATACAAGCCTGGTAACTAACTTTGAATCTGATAAATCGGCTGCAGAATATGCAAAGCTTTACAGAGATGACGGCCTTGATGGTGGCCATGTGATTATGCTTGGTGCTGACCCCTTGAGCATAGCTGCTGCTACTGAAGCATTACATGCTTACCCTG GTGGGTTGCAAGTTGGAGGGGGAATCAAAACTGAAAATGCTTTGAGTTACATTGAAGAAGGAGCCAGCCATGTCATTGTCACATCG TATGTCTTTAACAATGGACAAATGGACCTTGAGAGACTGAAAGAACTTTCTTCCCTCGTTGGAAGAAAGAGGCTTGTTTTGGATCTTAGTTGCCGTAAAAAG GAGGGTGAGTATGTCATTGTCACAGACAGGTGGCAGAAGTTCAGTGATGTACATCTCAATGAGAAAGTCCTGAATTTTCTTGCGGAGTACGCTGATGAGTTTCTGGTTCATGGTGTTGATGTTGAAGGCAAAAA GCTGGGAATAGATGAGGAGCTTGTAGCATTGCTTGGAAAGTATTCCCCC ATTCCTGTAACATATGCTGGTGGTGTCACTGGGATGGCTGATCTTGAGAAGATCAAAGTCGCGGGGATGGGGCGTGTGGATGTGACAGTGGGCAGCGCGTTGGATATTTTCGGAGGTAACTTGGCATACAAAGATGTTGTGGCTTGGCATGCTCTACAAGATTCTCTTGCAGTTTAA